CAGGCCGTGGCGCGCCGCCGCTTCGCTGATCGCCAGGTTCCTCACGCCGCACTGCACGCGCGCGGTGCGCGCCAGCGGGTCGATCTGCACGATGCGGTTGAACCGGGCAAGCGACAGCGTCACGCCCATCGCGTGCGGCAGTGCGCCGCCCGACAGGCCCGTGCCCGCGCCGCGCGCGACCACCGGCACCCGCAGGCGGTGGCAGGTTTGCAGCACGGCTTGCACCTGCGCTTCGGTCTCGGGCAGGCAAACCACCAGCGGGCGCTGGCGGTAGGCGGTGAGGCCGTCGCATTCGTAGGGGGCGGTGTCCTCGCGCTGGTAGAGCAGCGCGTCGGCAGGCAGGCAGGTGGCCAGGGCCTGCACGACCTCGCTTTGGCGCGCAGCGCGCTCGGCCGGGGTGGGTTCGGACTGCATGCGGCAACTCTAGCGCAAGCCGCCGCCGCCAGCACACAATCGCGCGACCGACACCCTGGCCGATGCCGCCCACGCCATGCAGCCCACCGCATCCCTCGTTTCCACCATCGTGCGCGGCCCCAAGCTGCTGTGCCTGCTGCCCATGCCGGCGGCCGCCGTGCTGGCACTGGGCTGGGGCGCGCGCAGCGATCTGCCGTGGGTGCTCGTCTGGTGCGCCGCCTTGCTCGCTTGCCTCGTGGCCCTGGGCGCGGCATGGCGCGGCGGGCTGGGTCTGTGGGAGGCCTTGATGGCGCAGGCCGGTGCGCTGGCCGCCGCCACCGGCGCGCTGGCGCTGCCGTCCTGGCATTACCTTGCCAAACCCGCGGCCATGGTGTTCGCTATCACTGCAGTAGCTGCTGACGCAAGCAGGACAAGGGAAAGCGGCCGTTTTGTCTTGAATCCCTTGCATGCCTGGCTGCTGCTGGCGCTGGGCGCATCGCTCGCGGGCGATGTCTTTCTCATGCTGCCCGAGCGCTTCATCCCGGGCCTCGTGAGCTTTCTGCTTGCGCACCTTGCCTATCTGGCGCTGTTTCGCCTCGGCAGCCGCTGGCTGGCCCAGCGCGCAGCGCTCGCGGCCACGCTGGTGCTGGGAGCGGGCGTGTACGCCTTCCTGTGGCAGGGCGGGCTGCCGCCCGAATTGCGTCTGCCAGTGGCCGTGTACGTGCTGGCCATCGCGCTGATGGCGGCGCAGGCCTGGGCGCGCTGGCAGACGCTGCGCGGGCCGGCGCCGCTGTGCGTGGCGCTGGGCGCCTGCTGCTTCATGTTCAGCGACACCTTGCTGGCCACCGACCTGTTCGTGCAGCCCCTGCCCTGGGCGCCGCTGTGGGTGCTCGCCAGCTATTACGTGGCGCAATTGCTGATCGTCGCTGGCGTGCTGCGCAGCGCGGAGCAGGCCGGCGCTTGACGCGGCCTTGCGGTTGCGAGCGGCGCTGCGCAGACGCGCCGCGCTCTGCCGCCCAAGGCGGGCGCGCGGATCTTTTATTTGCTGCTGCGCGCGGGCGGCGGCAGCGCCGTGATGGGCTGCAGGGATGCGTCCGCCAGCCCCGCAAGCAAGGCCTTGCCGCCGGGCAGCACCCGAAACTCGCCGTAGCGCGCCCGGCTGAAGCGCTCGGCCTGGCCTTCGGGGAAGAAGTAGGCGTCGGTCACCAGCGTCCAGCGGCCCTTGAGGTAGCGCAGCGGCAGCAGCAATTCATCGGCCGCCAGGGGTTCGTGCGGGC
The DNA window shown above is from Comamonas sp. NLF-1-9 and carries:
- a CDS encoding lysoplasmalogenase, yielding MQPTASLVSTIVRGPKLLCLLPMPAAAVLALGWGARSDLPWVLVWCAALLACLVALGAAWRGGLGLWEALMAQAGALAAATGALALPSWHYLAKPAAMVFAITAVAADASRTRESGRFVLNPLHAWLLLALGASLAGDVFLMLPERFIPGLVSFLLAHLAYLALFRLGSRWLAQRAALAATLVLGAGVYAFLWQGGLPPELRLPVAVYVLAIALMAAQAWARWQTLRGPAPLCVALGACCFMFSDTLLATDLFVQPLPWAPLWVLASYYVAQLLIVAGVLRSAEQAGA